Proteins encoded in a region of the Atopobium sp. oral taxon 416 genome:
- a CDS encoding YoaK family protein, with the protein METQPNGTKERDMGSEYLEYERRWIFWLLIFVAGWYGAYTSALRSGVFCNVQTANVVFLAMYLARQKWFSTAYLLLPISAYLFGSFLSEWIGKGVKHLHFLRWDTLLVALEMCAVVFLALMPADWPDQICQVTLNFVCAMQFNTYCQIEGLLATTTFVTNHICQIVATLAMLICHPESHDLRRKLKAHVLLFLCFTAGAVVSTVMCGFFSYTSLLSALIPLAAVLICLAWADLLVEHRYFDAVLRGH; encoded by the coding sequence ATGGAGACGCAACCAAATGGGACAAAGGAGCGGGATATGGGGTCAGAGTATCTGGAGTACGAGCGACGATGGATCTTCTGGCTTCTGATCTTCGTGGCAGGCTGGTACGGTGCCTACACTTCTGCCCTGCGCAGCGGCGTGTTCTGCAATGTCCAGACCGCAAACGTAGTATTTCTGGCTATGTACCTGGCCAGGCAGAAGTGGTTCTCGACGGCGTACCTGCTGTTGCCCATCAGCGCGTATCTGTTTGGCTCGTTCCTCTCGGAGTGGATAGGGAAGGGCGTGAAGCATCTGCACTTCTTGCGCTGGGACACGCTGCTGGTGGCGCTGGAGATGTGCGCGGTCGTGTTCCTGGCGCTGATGCCCGCTGACTGGCCCGACCAGATCTGCCAGGTGACGCTGAACTTCGTGTGCGCCATGCAGTTCAACACCTACTGTCAGATAGAGGGCCTGCTTGCTACCACGACCTTCGTCACGAACCACATCTGCCAGATTGTCGCCACTCTGGCCATGCTGATCTGTCACCCTGAGAGTCACGACCTGCGTCGCAAACTGAAGGCGCACGTCTTACTGTTCCTGTGCTTCACGGCCGGTGCGGTCGTCTCGACCGTGATGTGCGGGTTCTTCTCGTACACGTCGCTGCTGAGCGCATTGATCCCCTTGGCTGCCGTGCTTATCTGTCTGGCGTGGGCTGACCTTCTGGTGGAGCATCGCTACTTCGACGCCGTGTTGCGCGGGCACTAG
- a CDS encoding GNAT family N-acetyltransferase: MVRYATSSDLTAIYNLISTTIMDGHQLNKGLFAHTFVDQLNEERHKLGVYETEDGKIVGFVGVNCTWQLHDGARIAEVSELTVAEEYRNGDIRFKLLEWAVEVACEAGCETMTLNSRLGHDESHKFYESYGFKKTHYRFDRTL, translated from the coding sequence ATGGTACGTTATGCAACATCGTCCGACCTTACCGCCATCTACAACCTCATCAGCACGACCATCATGGATGGGCACCAGCTGAACAAGGGACTGTTTGCCCATACCTTTGTGGATCAGCTGAACGAGGAGCGCCACAAGCTGGGCGTTTACGAGACCGAAGACGGCAAAATCGTGGGCTTCGTCGGTGTCAACTGCACCTGGCAGCTCCATGACGGCGCACGCATTGCCGAAGTCAGCGAACTTACTGTAGCAGAGGAGTATCGCAATGGTGACATTCGCTTCAAACTGCTAGAGTGGGCCGTCGAGGTGGCCTGTGAGGCGGGGTGCGAGACCATGACGCTCAACAGCAGGTTGGGCCATGACGAGAGCCACAAGTTCTACGAGTCTTATGGCTTCAAGAAGACCCACTATCGCTTCGACAGGACTCTGTAG
- a CDS encoding transposase produces MARINLALDQDEVLGLLTDGGGDAFRLLLQETLNGVLRAKSAEQLCAQPYEQTQQRTDSHNETKARSLTTRVATIELKVSRQRNAPFETLVTEMVVTGVFTVKVGRVMEEVCERSFSKRSVF; encoded by the coding sequence ATGGCTCGAATCAATCTTGCACTGGACCAAGACGAGGTACTGGGGCTGCTTACCGACGGGGGCGGGGACGCCTTCAGGCTGCTGCTCCAGGAGACGCTCAACGGGGTACTGAGGGCGAAGTCAGCCGAGCAGCTGTGCGCCCAGCCCTACGAGCAAACGCAGCAGCGCACCGATAGCCACAACGAGACGAAGGCAAGGTCCCTCACGACCAGGGTCGCCACCATCGAGCTGAAGGTGTCAAGGCAGCGCAATGCCCCGTTTGAGACCCTCGTGACCGAGATGGTCGTCACGGGCGTCTTTACAGTGAAGGTGGGCAGAGTCATGGAGGAGGTCTGCGAAAGGTCGTTCTCCAAGCGCTCCGTCTTTTGA
- a CDS encoding transposase gives MCKATPKGVRVGLKGGAGREAQLPSAPEERHRCDEILADLRDVASRAARVLIAAMRLYMRVSNYLERLNREIERHACFVGVFPSKASVIRLIGSVLTEENECSSTQRNSYYG, from the coding sequence GTGTGCAAGGCCACCCCCAAGGGCGTGCGCGTCGGCCTTAAGGGGGGAGCTGGTCGAGAGGCTCAACTGCCAAGCGCACCGGAGGAGAGGCACAGGTGCGACGAGATACTGGCGGACTTGCGCGACGTTGCCTCAAGGGCGGCGAGGGTACTGATCGCCGCGATGCGCCTGTACATGAGGGTGTCCAACTACCTGGAGAGGCTGAACAGGGAGATAGAGAGGCACGCCTGCTTTGTCGGGGTCTTCCCGAGTAAGGCGTCGGTGATCAGGCTGATCGGGTCGGTCCTTACCGAGGAGAACGAGTGCAGCTCGACGCAGAGGAACAGCTACTACGGATAG
- a CDS encoding UxaA family hydrolase, which yields MDNKLVVKVNEHDNVAIAIRDLAAGEEVAPGVFAREPIPQAHKVTLVDIPKGGKVIRCGVVLGTVFEDSPAGTWINEDSLKLPIPPPLDQMQWGTNVGWNPPTPPVTTWEGYKSPDGFYAGTRNYLGIQTTVQCVTGVLNVAIEKIRREILPKYPNVDGVVPINHAYGCGVAINATDAYIPQRILRNIARHPNFGGEFMLVSLGCEKFTPQMFCEDRPEDNNPDNVIVLQECHGFEDQVNQICAMAKRKLAHLNQRHRETLPLSDLLLGVQCGGSDAFSGVASNPAIGYCVDLLVAGGGTAMFSEVTEVRDGVYLIAHRCKDEVTKKKLANEMRWYDNYLARGGADRSANPSPGNKKGGLSNIVEKAMGSIAKSGSSPVVEVLSPGERPTKHGLIYAATPASDMVCGPCQLASGIGAQLFTTGRGTPYGLAEIPILKICSRSEVKQMWPDLIDINAGPISSGKRSIQDVGTELFKLLIDVVSGRKQSLAEAHGLANDLCIFNPAPIT from the coding sequence ATGGACAACAAGCTGGTAGTAAAGGTCAACGAACACGACAACGTCGCCATCGCCATACGCGACCTTGCTGCTGGCGAGGAGGTGGCGCCCGGCGTCTTTGCCCGCGAACCCATACCTCAGGCACACAAGGTGACGCTCGTAGACATCCCGAAGGGTGGCAAGGTCATTCGCTGCGGCGTCGTGCTGGGAACCGTGTTCGAGGACTCCCCCGCCGGCACCTGGATCAACGAGGACTCACTGAAGCTGCCCATCCCACCGCCGCTGGACCAGATGCAGTGGGGCACCAACGTGGGCTGGAATCCGCCAACGCCTCCCGTCACCACCTGGGAGGGATACAAGAGTCCCGATGGTTTCTATGCGGGCACTCGCAACTACCTGGGGATTCAAACCACCGTGCAGTGCGTCACTGGTGTGCTGAACGTAGCAATAGAAAAGATTCGTCGCGAGATACTACCGAAGTATCCCAACGTGGACGGCGTCGTGCCCATAAACCATGCATATGGTTGCGGCGTTGCCATCAACGCGACGGACGCCTACATTCCACAGCGCATCCTGCGCAACATCGCCAGGCATCCGAACTTCGGCGGAGAGTTCATGCTCGTGAGCCTGGGGTGCGAGAAGTTCACGCCACAGATGTTCTGCGAGGACCGTCCCGAGGACAACAACCCCGATAACGTCATCGTCCTCCAGGAGTGCCACGGCTTCGAGGATCAGGTCAACCAAATCTGTGCCATGGCTAAGCGCAAGCTGGCGCACCTGAACCAGAGACATCGCGAGACGCTGCCTCTTTCCGACCTCCTGCTGGGCGTGCAGTGCGGTGGCTCTGACGCATTCTCTGGCGTGGCGTCGAACCCCGCCATCGGCTACTGCGTGGACCTGCTGGTTGCTGGCGGAGGAACTGCCATGTTCTCCGAGGTCACCGAGGTGCGCGACGGAGTCTACCTTATAGCACACCGCTGCAAGGACGAGGTGACCAAGAAGAAGCTCGCAAACGAGATGCGTTGGTACGACAACTACCTCGCGCGCGGTGGCGCAGACCGTAGCGCCAACCCCTCCCCAGGAAACAAGAAGGGCGGCCTCTCGAACATCGTGGAGAAAGCTATGGGCTCCATCGCGAAGTCGGGCTCCTCGCCCGTGGTCGAGGTCCTGTCCCCGGGCGAGCGTCCGACCAAGCACGGCCTCATCTATGCAGCCACGCCTGCCAGCGACATGGTCTGTGGACCATGCCAGCTTGCCAGCGGCATCGGAGCCCAGCTGTTCACCACAGGCCGCGGAACCCCGTACGGTCTGGCAGAGATTCCAATTCTGAAGATTTGCTCGCGCAGCGAGGTAAAGCAGATGTGGCCCGACCTCATCGACATCAACGCTGGTCCCATCTCCAGCGGTAAGCGTAGTATACAAGATGTGGGCACGGAACTTTTCAAGCTACTGATTGACGTGGTCAGCGGCCGTAAGCAGTCTCTGGCAGAAGCGCACGGCCTCGCAAATGACCTGTGCATCTTTAACCCTGCACCCATCACGTAA
- a CDS encoding helix-turn-helix transcriptional regulator — protein MYSGTEVERVDRLSLREARKSAGLNQAKVAHALEVSPSTVSGFESGRCESWMFAERYSTWVLESMPIDVEGP, from the coding sequence ATGTACTCAGGGACGGAGGTCGAGCGGGTCGACAGGCTCTCGCTTAGGGAAGCGCGCAAGAGCGCCGGCCTGAACCAGGCCAAGGTCGCGCATGCCCTCGAGGTGTCGCCTTCCACGGTGAGCGGATTTGAGTCCGGAAGGTGCGAGAGTTGGATGTTCGCGGAGAGGTATTCCACCTGGGTACTCGAGAGCATGCCAATAGATGTCGAAGGCCCATGA